In Luteitalea sp. TBR-22, one genomic interval encodes:
- a CDS encoding DJ-1/PfpI/YhbO family deglycase/protease has protein sequence MTADPRKRVALLVEDEFEDADLAGTADLLRSSGLEVVLVGPIAGRAYHGRKGLAVTADLPAGKATVRDFDAVVIPGGWAPDRMRMRHAMTDLVRDMIAAGKPVAAIDRGAQLLISVKAVGGRTITCWPSIAIDVKNAGGRYVDRPVVEDGCVITARKADDVPHFAAAILKALGNLQPAS, from the coding sequence GTGACTGCCGACCCTCGCAAGCGCGTGGCCCTGCTGGTGGAAGATGAGTTCGAGGACGCCGACCTGGCGGGCACGGCCGACCTCCTGCGCTCGTCCGGACTGGAGGTCGTGCTGGTCGGCCCGATTGCCGGCCGCGCCTATCACGGCCGCAAGGGCCTTGCGGTGACGGCGGACCTGCCGGCCGGCAAGGCCACGGTGCGCGACTTCGACGCCGTGGTGATCCCCGGAGGCTGGGCCCCCGACCGCATGCGCATGCGCCACGCGATGACCGACCTGGTGCGCGACATGATCGCGGCCGGCAAGCCGGTGGCCGCCATCGACCGCGGTGCGCAGTTGCTCATCTCGGTCAAGGCCGTGGGCGGGCGCACGATCACCTGCTGGCCCTCGATCGCCATCGACGTCAAGAACGCCGGTGGTCGGTACGTCGATCGGCCGGTCGTCGAGGACGGGTGCGTGATCACCGCCCGCAAGGCCGACGACGTCCCGCACTTCGCGGCGGCGATCCTGAAGGCGCTCGGCAACCTGCAGCCGGCCTCCTGA
- a CDS encoding copper homeostasis protein CutC has protein sequence MSTAGPETHLEVIVMSVEDALAAEAGGATRVEVVRDIHEDGLTPDVRLVEALLARVRLPLRVMVRPRNTFVVGDDAHRAEIARDAAALADLPVDVVTGYVRPAADGGTELDEAALALVAERVPRARLTVHRAVERLTVDPAAALHRCAQVDRVLSAGAGTTWAERAVALARLQAAIEPVRVIVGGGVSSEAVAALSAVGTLHELHVGRLARTGETFAAPVDAGIVAALRARWFSRESSRA, from the coding sequence GTGAGCACGGCCGGTCCGGAAACCCACCTCGAGGTCATCGTCATGTCTGTCGAGGACGCCCTTGCCGCCGAGGCCGGCGGCGCCACCCGCGTCGAGGTGGTGCGCGACATCCATGAAGACGGACTCACGCCGGACGTGCGGCTCGTCGAGGCGTTGCTGGCCCGCGTCCGCCTGCCGTTGCGCGTGATGGTGCGGCCGCGCAACACGTTCGTCGTCGGCGACGACGCGCACCGCGCCGAGATCGCGCGCGATGCCGCTGCGTTGGCCGATCTCCCGGTGGATGTCGTCACCGGCTACGTGCGACCGGCCGCCGACGGCGGCACCGAGCTCGACGAGGCGGCGCTCGCACTGGTCGCCGAGCGCGTGCCGCGGGCGCGCCTCACGGTGCATCGCGCCGTCGAACGGCTCACGGTGGATCCCGCGGCGGCGCTGCATCGGTGCGCGCAGGTCGATCGGGTGTTGTCGGCCGGCGCGGGGACCACCTGGGCCGAGCGCGCCGTGGCGCTCGCGCGCCTGCAGGCCGCCATCGAACCGGTGCGGGTGATTGTCGGTGGTGGGGTCTCGTCGGAGGCGGTGGCCGCGCTCTCGGCGGTCGGCACGCTCCACGAACTGCACGTCGGACGCCTCGCGCGCACTGGCGAGACCTTCGCCGCGCCGGTCGATGCCGGGATCGTTGCGGCGCTGCGCGCCCGCTGGTTCTCGCGGGAGTCCTCGCGCGCCTGA
- a CDS encoding sodium:solute symporter, translating into MTGLDFAVLAAYFLLILGIGFWFARGERSSQAYFLADRNVGWFAIGTSLFATNISSEHFIGLAGSGATTGLAVGHFEWLAVFMVLTLGWVFTPFYLRSAVFTMPEFLERRYGPACRWYLTSVSVAAYIFTKISVSLYAGALLLETLLGWDFYTSAVIMVVSTGVYTVAGGLSAVIYTELVQAIILLGGAVVLTALGLREVGGWGALRAQVPPDFFSMIRPVSHPDFPWTGIFFGAPILGLWYWCTDQAMVQRVLGARSESEARAGTMLAGLLKVTPVFVLVLPGIIARALYADVNGDNAYPLLVLRLLPPGLTGLMVAALMAALMSSLAATFNSSSTLVTFDVYRKLRPAATEAQLVRVGQLATVVMVVLGILWVPFIRGLNSQVFVYLQSVSAYISPPIAVVFLFGVFWPRATKEGAVAALACGAVLGGARFVLEVLKARPWVADTPALHALVSINFLHFATLLFVIATALLVAVSLATPPPQAERIRGLTFATLEGGYARTPAERASMRWQAPLSVALMLGVIALWITFR; encoded by the coding sequence ATGACCGGCCTCGACTTCGCCGTGCTCGCGGCGTACTTCCTGCTGATCCTCGGCATCGGCTTCTGGTTCGCGCGCGGAGAGCGGTCGTCGCAGGCGTACTTCCTCGCCGATCGCAACGTCGGGTGGTTCGCCATCGGCACGTCGCTGTTTGCCACCAACATCTCGAGCGAGCACTTCATCGGGCTGGCGGGATCGGGCGCCACGACCGGCCTGGCCGTCGGCCACTTCGAGTGGCTCGCGGTGTTCATGGTGCTGACCCTGGGCTGGGTGTTCACGCCCTTCTACCTGCGCAGCGCCGTGTTCACGATGCCCGAGTTCCTCGAGCGCCGCTACGGGCCGGCGTGTCGGTGGTACCTGACCAGCGTCTCGGTGGCGGCCTACATCTTCACGAAGATCTCGGTCTCGTTGTACGCGGGCGCGCTGTTGCTCGAGACCCTGCTCGGTTGGGACTTCTACACGTCGGCGGTGATCATGGTCGTCTCCACCGGCGTCTACACGGTGGCCGGCGGGCTGTCGGCCGTCATCTACACCGAGTTGGTGCAGGCCATCATCCTGCTCGGCGGGGCCGTGGTGCTCACCGCCCTCGGCTTGCGCGAGGTGGGCGGCTGGGGGGCGTTGCGGGCGCAGGTGCCGCCCGACTTCTTCTCGATGATCCGGCCGGTGTCGCACCCGGACTTCCCGTGGACCGGCATCTTCTTCGGCGCGCCGATCCTCGGCCTCTGGTACTGGTGCACCGACCAGGCGATGGTGCAGCGCGTGCTCGGCGCGCGCAGCGAGTCGGAGGCGCGGGCCGGCACGATGCTGGCCGGCCTGCTGAAGGTGACGCCGGTGTTCGTGCTGGTGCTGCCCGGCATCATCGCCCGGGCGCTCTATGCCGACGTCAACGGCGACAACGCGTATCCGCTGCTCGTGCTGCGCCTGCTGCCGCCCGGCCTGACGGGCCTGATGGTCGCCGCGCTGATGGCGGCGTTGATGTCGTCGCTGGCCGCCACCTTCAATTCGAGTTCCACCCTGGTCACCTTCGACGTCTACCGGAAGCTGCGACCAGCCGCGACCGAGGCGCAGCTGGTGCGGGTGGGTCAACTCGCCACGGTGGTGATGGTGGTGCTCGGCATCCTGTGGGTGCCGTTCATCCGCGGCCTGAACTCGCAGGTGTTCGTCTACCTGCAGAGCGTGTCGGCCTACATCAGCCCACCGATCGCCGTCGTGTTCCTGTTCGGCGTGTTCTGGCCGCGCGCCACCAAGGAAGGCGCGGTGGCCGCCCTGGCGTGCGGCGCAGTGCTCGGCGGCGCCCGCTTCGTGCTCGAGGTGCTGAAGGCGCGGCCGTGGGTGGCCGACACGCCGGCCCTGCACGCGTTGGTGTCCATCAACTTCCTGCACTTCGCGACCCTGCTGTTCGTCATCGCGACGGCCCTGCTCGTCGCGGTGTCGCTCGCGACGCCGCCGCCGCAGGCCGAGCGGATCCGCGGCCTGACCTTCGCGACCCTCGAAGGCGGCTACGCGCGCACCCCGGCCGAACGTGCGTCGATGCGGTGGCAGGCGCCCCTGTCGGTGGCGCTCATGCTGGGCGTGATCGCCCTCTGGATCACGTTCAGGTAG
- a CDS encoding terminase large subunit domain-containing protein, which produces MTPREFIDRFVRLPDPTQRGRLARMKLYPAQAAMFDAVDQRDETGQRQFREIVISLPKKAGKSSSCAVLLLWGLIADDLNPHDREVILVANDLAQARDVTFQTCKRIVERDPLLSQMCQVLRSEIVYREEVREERTGGLFQIEHVLRAVPRDIKGLHGTNHTLVCFDEAWGIEGASAEILESLAVSPARNSPLTVYASYAGLLSQQREGVPWYDLMQRVAKGDDPHLYALHLSGPDAWREVPWITEKYVESQRRMLRPSQFRRLIQNLPAIAEDPFLAPDEILDAIKAHTTDGAPDPRQTYYAGLDLGVSRDWAAFVIGHVDAQTRFVVDVVRQWVPTPSQRVSLHAVEQDVIALAKTYRLKVLRADSWQSLHMVERFQRADIPCELVTFGPHQLDAAATQLKALFADRLITIPPAATDLRVQLESLQAEDIRTRGSRTLVRFQSGKGRGAAQHDDLAVALQLAAGGAHGQIGVPVMPSMTVCQEAARPRGNPHALRECFLFGGRGELMGDGCYTCPARVASEAQFQAWRRRQLDAAATDEDRRDIERTDLRTFTARYMKPSTFVAARRMERCVQRLEGYG; this is translated from the coding sequence ATGACGCCACGAGAGTTCATTGATCGGTTCGTGCGCCTGCCCGACCCGACGCAGCGTGGCCGACTGGCGCGCATGAAGCTGTACCCGGCGCAGGCCGCCATGTTCGACGCGGTCGATCAGCGCGACGAGACCGGGCAACGCCAGTTCCGCGAGATCGTGATCAGTCTGCCGAAGAAGGCCGGCAAGTCCTCAAGCTGCGCGGTGCTGCTGCTGTGGGGCCTGATCGCCGACGATCTCAATCCGCACGACCGCGAGGTAATCCTCGTTGCCAACGACCTCGCGCAGGCCCGCGACGTGACGTTCCAGACCTGCAAGCGCATCGTCGAGCGTGATCCGTTGCTGTCGCAAATGTGCCAGGTGCTGCGGTCCGAGATCGTGTATCGCGAGGAGGTCCGCGAGGAGCGTACCGGCGGTTTGTTCCAGATCGAGCATGTCCTGCGCGCGGTGCCCCGCGATATCAAGGGCCTGCACGGCACCAACCACACACTGGTGTGCTTCGATGAGGCGTGGGGAATCGAGGGCGCGTCGGCTGAAATTCTGGAAAGTCTGGCCGTCAGTCCGGCCCGCAACTCGCCGTTGACCGTGTACGCGTCCTATGCGGGCCTGCTCTCACAGCAGCGCGAGGGCGTGCCCTGGTACGACCTCATGCAGCGCGTCGCCAAGGGCGACGATCCGCACCTGTATGCGTTGCACCTGTCGGGACCGGACGCCTGGCGCGAGGTGCCGTGGATCACCGAGAAGTACGTCGAGTCGCAGCGGCGCATGTTGCGCCCGTCGCAGTTCCGCCGGCTGATTCAGAACCTGCCGGCCATTGCGGAGGATCCGTTCCTTGCCCCAGACGAGATCCTCGACGCCATCAAAGCGCACACCACCGACGGCGCGCCGGATCCGCGGCAGACGTACTATGCCGGCCTCGACCTCGGCGTGAGTCGCGATTGGGCGGCCTTCGTGATCGGCCATGTGGACGCGCAGACCCGGTTTGTGGTGGACGTGGTCCGGCAGTGGGTGCCGACACCGTCGCAGCGTGTGAGCCTCCATGCCGTCGAGCAGGACGTGATCGCGCTGGCGAAGACGTACCGGCTCAAGGTGCTGCGCGCCGACTCCTGGCAGTCGCTGCACATGGTCGAACGGTTCCAGCGCGCCGACATCCCGTGCGAACTGGTGACGTTCGGCCCGCACCAACTCGATGCCGCGGCCACGCAACTCAAGGCCCTGTTCGCCGACCGGTTGATCACGATCCCGCCGGCGGCCACCGACCTGCGCGTCCAGTTGGAAAGCCTACAGGCCGAGGACATCCGCACGCGCGGGTCGCGCACGTTGGTCCGGTTCCAATCCGGCAAGGGCCGCGGCGCCGCGCAGCATGACGACCTCGCCGTCGCGCTCCAACTGGCCGCCGGCGGCGCGCACGGGCAGATCGGCGTGCCCGTCATGCCGTCGATGACCGTGTGCCAGGAAGCGGCCCGGCCAAGAGGCAACCCGCACGCGCTGCGCGAATGCTTCCTGTTCGGGGGCCGTGGCGAACTGATGGGCGACGGGTGCTATACCTGCCCGGCCCGTGTCGCCAGCGAGGCGCAGTTCCAGGCGTGGCGCCGTCGGCAACTCGACGCCGCCGCGACCGACGAGGACCGGCGCGACATCGAGCGGACCGACCTGCGCACGTTCACCGCGCGCTACATGAAACCGAGCACGTTCGTGGCTGCGAGACGGATGGAGCGGTGCGTGCAGCGACTCGAAGGGTACGGCTGA
- a CDS encoding thioredoxin domain-containing protein, which yields MANRLAGERSPYLLQHAANPVDWYPWGPEALARARAEQKPIFLSIGYSTCHWCHVMERESFEHAGIAAALNAHFVSIKVDREERPDIDRVYMLFVQATTGQGGWPMTVFLTPDLEPFYGGTYFPPTARHGRPGLLDVLEEISRTWREERERVTTSAATLADRLRQATRPEAPADGGVHVAPPQALDEGLAEYVKAYDARWGGFGTAPKFPRPSELLFLLRHHALSGNTEGLDMALETLRAMSTGGLRDHVGGGIHRYSVDAFWRVPHFEKMLYDQAQMVLALLEAGQVSGDPFHASVAEDTLAYVARELTGAEGGFLSAEDADSVPADEAGRPHARPSEGAFYLWSLEELAEAVGDALAPLAAARFGVTAEGNAADPLGELRGRNVLYVARDIEDLARDFGRPVDEIIRDLRTVRVRLHEARRQRPRPSLDDKVLTAWNGLAIAAFARAARQLRGRSAQAETWLRAAERAAQFVRDTLWDANRGVLLRRWRAGEAAIDGYAEDYACLAWGLLELFEATGDAAWLEWTRDLHAQLDDRFWDEVGGGWFSTTGDDPTVLLRMKEDYDGAEPAASAVAVMNLLRLVHLMPDAAALARIERTLARGGMAIGRAARAVPYLLAGLTTYHAGMRQVVIVGDPADPATLALHDVVAQRYLPFAVVVPVTPGHAQARLAHLLPFLETLTLRDQRPTAYVCEGFACQAPTTDPDTLARQLGGAV from the coding sequence ATGGCCAACCGTCTGGCTGGCGAGCGCAGTCCCTACCTGCTCCAGCATGCCGCCAATCCCGTCGACTGGTATCCGTGGGGCCCTGAGGCCCTCGCCCGTGCGCGGGCCGAGCAGAAGCCCATCTTCCTGTCGATCGGCTACAGCACGTGCCACTGGTGCCACGTGATGGAGCGCGAGTCGTTCGAGCACGCCGGCATCGCCGCGGCGCTCAACGCGCACTTCGTCAGCATCAAGGTCGACCGCGAGGAGCGTCCCGACATCGACCGTGTCTACATGCTGTTCGTGCAGGCCACGACGGGGCAGGGCGGCTGGCCGATGACCGTGTTCCTCACGCCCGACCTCGAGCCGTTCTACGGCGGCACGTACTTTCCGCCGACCGCGCGTCACGGGCGGCCCGGCCTGCTCGACGTGCTCGAGGAGATCAGCCGCACCTGGCGCGAGGAGCGCGAGCGGGTCACCACGTCGGCGGCCACGCTCGCCGATCGCCTCCGCCAGGCGACCCGCCCCGAGGCCCCGGCCGACGGCGGGGTCCACGTCGCCCCGCCCCAGGCGCTGGACGAGGGCCTGGCCGAGTACGTCAAGGCCTACGACGCGCGATGGGGCGGCTTCGGCACCGCCCCGAAGTTCCCGCGCCCGTCGGAGCTGCTGTTCCTGCTGCGGCATCACGCCCTCTCGGGGAACACCGAAGGCCTCGACATGGCGCTGGAGACGCTCCGCGCGATGAGCACGGGCGGCCTCCGGGATCACGTCGGCGGTGGCATCCACAGGTACTCGGTCGACGCCTTCTGGCGCGTGCCGCACTTCGAGAAGATGCTGTACGACCAGGCCCAGATGGTCCTGGCGCTGCTCGAGGCCGGACAGGTGTCGGGCGACCCCTTCCATGCCTCGGTGGCCGAGGACACGCTGGCCTACGTCGCGCGCGAGCTCACCGGCGCCGAGGGCGGCTTCCTGTCGGCAGAGGACGCCGACAGCGTGCCGGCCGACGAGGCCGGACGTCCCCACGCGCGGCCGTCGGAGGGCGCCTTCTACCTGTGGAGCCTCGAGGAACTGGCCGAGGCGGTCGGCGACGCGCTCGCCCCGCTCGCCGCGGCGCGGTTCGGCGTCACTGCCGAGGGCAACGCCGCCGACCCGCTCGGCGAGCTGCGCGGCCGGAACGTGCTGTACGTCGCGCGCGACATCGAGGACCTCGCCCGCGACTTCGGCCGCCCGGTGGACGAGATCATCCGCGACCTCCGCACCGTGCGGGTGCGCCTGCACGAGGCGCGCCGCCAGCGTCCGCGCCCGTCGCTCGACGACAAGGTGCTCACCGCGTGGAACGGCCTGGCCATCGCCGCCTTCGCGCGGGCGGCGCGGCAGTTGCGTGGTCGCAGCGCCCAGGCCGAGACCTGGCTGCGGGCCGCCGAGCGCGCCGCGCAGTTCGTGCGCGACACCCTGTGGGACGCCAACCGGGGCGTGCTGCTGCGGCGCTGGCGCGCCGGCGAGGCCGCCATCGACGGGTACGCCGAGGATTACGCATGCCTGGCCTGGGGGCTGCTCGAGCTGTTCGAGGCGACCGGTGACGCCGCCTGGCTCGAATGGACCCGCGACCTGCACGCGCAGCTCGACGACCGCTTCTGGGACGAGGTCGGGGGCGGATGGTTCTCGACCACCGGCGACGACCCGACGGTGCTGCTGCGCATGAAGGAGGACTACGACGGTGCCGAGCCCGCCGCCAGCGCCGTGGCCGTCATGAACCTGCTGCGCCTCGTGCACCTCATGCCCGATGCGGCCGCGCTGGCGCGCATCGAGCGTACGCTCGCCCGCGGCGGCATGGCGATCGGCAGGGCGGCGCGGGCGGTGCCGTACCTGCTTGCCGGCCTGACGACCTACCACGCCGGCATGCGGCAGGTGGTGATCGTCGGCGACCCGGCCGATCCCGCGACGCTCGCGCTGCACGACGTGGTGGCGCAGCGCTACTTGCCGTTCGCCGTCGTCGTGCCCGTGACCCCGGGCCATGCGCAGGCGCGCCTGGCCCACCTGCTGCCGTTCCTCGAGACGCTGACCCTGCGCGACCAGCGTCCGACGGCCTACGTGTGCGAGGGCTTTGCGTGCCAGGCCCCGACCACCGACCCCGACACGCTCGCGCGCCAACTGGGAGGTGCCGTGTGA
- a CDS encoding YihY/virulence factor BrkB family protein, giving the protein MSRPHALAAVPEPGDPRPSGARQAWRPLLSVPRAVAVASWRALVRFFNSDNLTYASSISYYALLSLFPLFLLLFSILGSATTDEDARLRVLGFVLRYFPRQFDFLSTQIDAFRQQRFQLGFFASLLMIWSSLGVFGAITTAVNYAWKVERQPNFFKHKLVAFLMLATASVLLVTALTIISAGSVVESNWFAARVGETPAAEWARGVWARWASTLLFIGVTGLIFYFVPNTNKVRFRDVWPGAIIAGLLWRVALAGFSWYVRDLSRFSVHGTIAGVVVFLLWVYVSSAVLLYGVELTVAYAQIRRLARQPDV; this is encoded by the coding sequence GTGAGCCGACCTCACGCCCTCGCCGCCGTGCCCGAACCGGGCGATCCGCGTCCGTCGGGCGCGCGGCAGGCGTGGCGCCCGCTCCTGTCGGTGCCCCGCGCCGTCGCGGTCGCCTCCTGGCGGGCCCTGGTCCGCTTCTTCAACAGCGACAACCTGACCTACGCGTCGTCGATCTCCTACTACGCGTTGCTGTCGCTGTTTCCGCTCTTCCTGCTGCTGTTCTCCATCCTCGGCAGCGCCACCACCGACGAGGACGCACGCCTGCGCGTCCTCGGCTTCGTGCTGCGCTACTTCCCGCGCCAGTTCGACTTCCTGTCCACCCAGATCGACGCTTTCCGGCAGCAGCGCTTCCAGCTCGGGTTCTTCGCCAGCCTGCTGATGATCTGGTCATCGCTCGGCGTCTTCGGCGCCATCACGACTGCCGTCAACTACGCCTGGAAGGTCGAGCGGCAGCCGAACTTCTTCAAGCACAAGCTCGTGGCGTTCCTGATGCTCGCCACCGCGAGCGTGCTGCTGGTGACCGCCCTGACGATCATCAGCGCCGGCTCGGTGGTCGAGTCGAACTGGTTCGCCGCGCGGGTCGGCGAGACGCCGGCCGCCGAGTGGGCGCGCGGCGTCTGGGCGCGCTGGGCCAGCACGCTGCTGTTCATCGGCGTGACCGGGCTGATCTTCTACTTCGTGCCCAACACCAACAAGGTGCGGTTCCGCGACGTGTGGCCGGGGGCGATCATCGCCGGCCTGCTGTGGCGTGTCGCCCTCGCCGGGTTCAGCTGGTACGTGCGCGACCTCTCGCGCTTCAGCGTCCACGGCACGATTGCCGGCGTCGTCGTCTTCCTGCTGTGGGTGTACGTGTCGTCGGCCGTGTTGTTGTACGGGGTCGAGTTGACGGTCGCGTACGCGCAGATCAGGCGCCTGGCCCGGCAGCCTGACGTCTGA
- the galK gene encoding galactokinase produces the protein MTDIPRHDIIRHLGHRRTIIGEAPGRVNLIGEHTDYSGGFVLPTVIPQTTAVAVAANSEPAARVWSASVPHDEQQARFVVGEEQRRGSWVDYVQGASAVLRAAGHPVGGFDAVIRSEVPLGSGLSSSASLSVSVLRALRELFQLRIDDVVLAGLARRVETDFIGVPIGVMDPIACALGANHHALFLDTRDLSWQLVRIPSTAEFAVVNSGIRHSISSGHYRIRRQELEAGIRALGVHEPREMTDVEMRRLETLPALLQKRVQHVITENARVLEAVDALRRRDMPRFGQLMNASHKSLRDDYEVSIPEIDRMVEIAQAQRGVLGARITGGGFGGSIVILTTAGNAARVAAAVAKASRDELRLTPQVLVPAPA, from the coding sequence GTGACCGACATCCCGCGCCACGACATCATCCGGCACCTCGGCCACCGCCGCACCATCATCGGCGAGGCCCCCGGCCGGGTGAACCTGATCGGGGAGCACACCGACTACTCCGGCGGCTTCGTGCTGCCCACGGTGATCCCGCAGACCACGGCGGTGGCGGTCGCGGCCAACAGCGAGCCGGCGGCACGGGTCTGGAGCGCGTCGGTCCCGCACGACGAGCAGCAGGCCCGTTTCGTGGTCGGCGAGGAGCAGCGTCGCGGATCGTGGGTCGACTACGTGCAGGGCGCGAGCGCCGTGCTCCGCGCGGCCGGACATCCGGTCGGCGGCTTCGACGCGGTGATCCGATCCGAGGTGCCGCTCGGCAGCGGGTTGTCGTCGAGTGCGTCGCTGTCGGTGTCGGTGCTGCGGGCACTGCGCGAGCTGTTCCAGTTGCGGATCGACGACGTCGTGCTCGCCGGCCTGGCGCGCCGCGTCGAGACCGACTTCATCGGCGTGCCGATCGGCGTGATGGACCCGATTGCCTGCGCCCTCGGGGCCAACCACCACGCGCTGTTCCTCGACACGCGCGACCTCTCGTGGCAGCTGGTGCGCATCCCCTCGACGGCCGAGTTCGCGGTCGTCAACTCGGGCATCAGGCACAGCATCTCGTCGGGCCACTACCGCATCCGCCGGCAGGAACTCGAGGCCGGCATCCGGGCGCTGGGGGTGCACGAACCGCGGGAGATGACCGACGTCGAGATGCGGCGGCTGGAGACGCTGCCGGCGCTGCTGCAGAAGCGGGTGCAGCACGTCATCACCGAGAACGCCCGCGTGCTCGAGGCGGTCGACGCGCTGCGGCGCCGCGACATGCCCCGGTTCGGGCAGTTGATGAACGCCTCGCACAAGTCACTGCGCGACGACTACGAGGTGTCGATCCCCGAGATCGACCGGATGGTGGAGATCGCGCAGGCGCAGCGCGGCGTGCTCGGCGCACGGATCACCGGCGGCGGGTTCGGTGGCTCCATCGTCATCCTGACGACGGCCGGCAACGCGGCCAGGGTGGCCGCGGCCGTCGCGAAGGCGTCGCGCGACGAGTTGCGCCTCACCCCGCAGGTGCTCGTCCCGGCGCCGGCGTAG
- a CDS encoding site-specific integrase → MLVDDIVQDVINDYVANGKRTRAEVERRWKLHLKPAFGGRRVSSLTTADLRAYVAKRQAEVRADEGDETAEAIPGAKAATVNRELAILKRGLRLALQAGKVQQVPHVPMLRERNVRTGFFERDQFESVRAHLPEEIRPLVTFAYCTGWRVPSEVRPLEWRQVDWQAGTVRLDVGATKNDEGRTFPFDVLPELRKVLEDQRAEADRLQRKGVLCPFVFHRDGQPIRSFRGAWAKACKAAGVPGRIPHDFRRTAVRNLVRAGVPERVAMQLTGHKTRSVFDRYDIVNEADLRGAVARLAASGATANRQRIITSGKRKA, encoded by the coding sequence GTGCTCGTCGACGACATTGTGCAGGACGTGATCAACGACTACGTCGCGAACGGCAAGCGGACGCGGGCCGAGGTCGAGCGCCGATGGAAGCTGCATCTCAAGCCGGCGTTCGGTGGGCGCCGGGTCAGTAGCCTGACGACCGCGGACCTGCGCGCCTACGTGGCGAAGCGTCAGGCCGAAGTCCGGGCCGACGAAGGCGACGAGACCGCCGAGGCCATTCCCGGCGCGAAGGCCGCGACGGTCAATCGGGAACTGGCGATCCTCAAGCGAGGCCTACGCCTGGCCCTGCAGGCCGGCAAGGTGCAGCAGGTGCCGCACGTCCCGATGCTGCGCGAGCGGAACGTCCGCACCGGGTTCTTCGAGCGCGACCAGTTCGAGTCCGTCCGGGCGCACCTGCCCGAGGAGATCCGCCCGCTCGTCACGTTTGCCTACTGCACCGGCTGGCGGGTGCCCTCGGAGGTCCGCCCGCTCGAATGGCGACAGGTGGACTGGCAGGCCGGCACGGTCCGGCTCGATGTCGGCGCCACGAAGAACGACGAGGGCCGGACGTTCCCCTTTGATGTGCTGCCGGAACTGCGGAAGGTGCTGGAAGACCAGCGCGCCGAGGCCGACCGCCTGCAACGTAAGGGCGTGCTATGCCCGTTCGTGTTCCACCGGGACGGGCAGCCTATCCGGTCCTTCCGGGGCGCGTGGGCGAAGGCCTGCAAGGCCGCAGGCGTGCCGGGCCGCATCCCGCACGACTTCCGCCGCACGGCCGTCCGGAACCTCGTCCGGGCCGGCGTGCCGGAACGGGTCGCCATGCAGTTGACCGGCCACAAGACCCGGTCCGTATTCGACCGTTACGACATCGTCAACGAGGCCGACCTGCGTGGGGCCGTCGCCAGACTGGCCGCGTCGGGCGCGACCGCCAACCGTCAGCGCATCATCACGTCAGGCAAGCGGAAGGCTTGA
- a CDS encoding YtxH domain-containing protein, translating to MSHDDTSRNGGATFLIGFIAGSMLGAGLALLFAPRAGDETRREVAERAQRVKEKAREGLGSASDRVAQFAERGKAMYQTAAEKAREAAQAVREGRDPEVVADPDQPFS from the coding sequence ATGAGCCACGACGATACCAGCCGCAACGGCGGCGCGACCTTCCTCATCGGCTTCATCGCGGGCTCGATGCTCGGCGCCGGCCTGGCGCTGCTGTTCGCGCCGCGGGCGGGCGACGAGACCCGTCGCGAGGTGGCCGAGCGGGCCCAGCGCGTCAAGGAGAAGGCGCGCGAGGGCCTGGGCTCGGCCTCCGATCGCGTCGCGCAGTTCGCCGAGCGCGGCAAGGCCATGTACCAGACCGCCGCCGAGAAGGCGCGCGAGGCGGCCCAGGCCGTCCGCGAGGGCCGTGATCCCGAGGTGGTCGCCGACCCCGATCAGCCCTTCAGTTGA
- a CDS encoding ribbon-helix-helix protein, CopG family produces the protein MRTAKKLVNFRIDPDLLAELEAIRNETGATVSEQIREALIKWVRSYHRHGSAALKSTRPWQTRGERTR, from the coding sequence ATGCGAACGGCAAAGAAGTTGGTTAATTTCCGGATCGATCCGGATCTGCTCGCTGAACTCGAAGCGATAAGGAATGAGACGGGCGCCACCGTCTCCGAACAGATCCGCGAAGCGCTAATCAAGTGGGTGCGGTCGTACCACCGCCATGGTTCAGCAGCACTGAAGAGCACTCGCCCATGGCAGACGCGCGGGGAGCGCACCAGATGA